The following is a genomic window from Serratia ficaria.
ATCGATGGACCGCCCGGCGCAGTTTGCCGGCGTGCGCACCGACATGGATTTCAACATCATCGAAGAGCCGCTGGTGATCTATTGCGCCCCGGCCGATGATTACCTGCCGGAGCCAGAAGCGGTGATGATCACCGGCATCACGCCGCAGCAGGCGCGGGCCAAAGGCGTCAACGAGGCGGAATTCGCCCGCCAGATCCATCAGGCGTTCAGCGTGCCCGGCACCTGTATTTTGGGATACAACAATATCCGCTTCGATGACGAAGTCAGCCGCAACATTTTCTACCGCAGCTTCTACGATCCCTATGCCTACAGCTGGCAAAACGGCAACTCGCGCTGGGATCTGCTGGACGTGATGCGCGCCTGCCATGCGCTGCGCCCGGACGGCATCGTCTGGCCGGAAAACGAAGAGGGTTTCCCCAGCTTCCGTCTGGAACACCTGACCCGCGCCAACGGCGTCGAGCATACCCAGGCGCACGACGCCATGTCGGACGTTTACGCCACCATCGCCATGGCCAGGCTGGTCAAGCAGGCGCAGCCGCGGCTGTTTGATTTTCTGCTGCAGCACCGCAACAAGCACAAGCTGAATGCGCTGATCGACATCGCCGAAATGACCCCGCTGGTGCACGTTTCCGGCATGTTCGGCGCTGCGCGCGGCAACACCAGCTGGGTTTCGCCGCTGGCCTGGCACCCGGACAACAAGAACGCGGTGATCATGTGCGACCTGGCCGGCGACATGACCCCGTTGCTGACCCTGAGCGCCGAGCAGCTGCGCGAGCGGCTGTATACCCGCCGCGACGAGTTGGCCGCTGGCCAGGCGCCGGTGCCGATCAAGCTGGTACACATCAACAAGTGCCCGGTGCTGGCGCCGGCCAAAACGCTGCTGCCGGAAAATGCCGAGCGGCTGGGCATCGATCGCCAGGCCTGCCTGCAGAATCTGCAGCTGCTGCGTCAGCATCCGGAAGTGCGCGAAAAAGTGGTGGCGCTGTTTGCCGAAGCCGAGCCTTTCAAGGGGTCCGATGACGTCGACGCCCGGCTGTACGACGGTTTCTTCAGCGATGCCGACAAGGCGGCGATGAAGATTATCCAGCAAACCAAGCCGCAAAACCTGCCGGCGCTGGATCTGGCCTTCAGCGACGATCGCATGAAAGAGCTGCTGTTCCGCTTCCGCGCGCGCAACTACCCGAATACGCTGGACGACGCCGAGCAGCGCCGCTGGCTGCAACACCGGCAGGAAGCGCTGAGCGCGGAGCGGGTGCAGAATTACCTGCTGCAGCTGGAAGCGTTGTATAACCTGCACGAAGGGGACAAAGAAAAAACCGCGCTGCTGAAAGCGCTGTTTGACTACGGCCGCGAGCTGGCGGGCTAATACGCAAAAAAGGCCGCATAAGCGGCCTTTTTCTTTAATCGCGTAAAGCGTTCTTTCGCGTTATGCGGCGTCTTCGCTCGCCTGCGGTACCGGCAAGCGGAAGCTGCGGGTCACCACGGCCAGGTAGATCAGGCCAATCGCCGCCCACACCAGGCCCAGCGTCATCGAGCTGGCTTCCAGGTTAATCCACAGCGCGCCCACGGTCAGCGCGCCCATCACCGGCAGGATCAGGTAGTTGAAGGTATCCTTCAGCGTGCGGTTCATCTTGTCGCGGATATAGAACTGCGAGATCACCGACAGGTTGACGAAGGTGAAGGCCACCAGCGCACCGAAGTTGATCAGCGCGGTAGCGGTAACCAGGTCAAACGACACCGCCGACAGCGCGATGGCGCCCACCAGCAGCACGTTCAGCGCCGGGGTGCGCCATTTCGGGTGCACATAGCCGAAGAAACGGCTTGGGAACACGCCGTCGCGGCCCATCACGTACATCAGACGCGAAACGCCCGCGTGCGCCGCCATGCCGGATGCCAGCACCGTGACGCAAGAGAACACCAGGATCACCGACTGGAAGAACTTGCCCGCCACGTACAGCATGATTTCAGGCTGCGACGCGTCAGGTTCCTTGAAGCGCGAGATGTCCGGGAAGTACAGCTGCACGAAGTAAGACACCACGATAAAGATCACCCCGCCGATCAACGCGGTCAGGAAGATGGCTTTCGGGATCACTTTCTCCGCGTCTTTGGTTTCTTCGGACAGCGAGCTGATGCCGTCGAAGCCGAGGAACGAGAAGCACAGGATGGTCGCGCCGGTAATCATCGGCACCACGTGGGCGTTCTCGGACCAGAACGGACGGCTGCTGACCAGCGTGCCGGCGCCTTCGCCGTGATAAACGCCGTTAATCACCAGGCCGAGGAACACGATCATGATCGCCACCTGCACCACCACGATGATCGAGTTCAGGTTGGCCACCAGCTTGATGCCGCGCAGGTTGAAAAGGGTCATCAAACCGACCAGTGCGGCCACGAAAATCCACGACGGCACGCCAGGGAAGATGGCTTCCAGGTAAATTTTGGCCAGCAGGATGTTGATCATCGGCATGAACAGGTAGTCCAGCAGCGATGACCAGCCCACCATAAAGCCGACGTGCGGGCTGATGGCTTTCTGGGCGTAGGTATAGGCGGAACCGGCCGAAGGGAATTTCTTCACCAGCTTGCCGTAGCTCAGGGCGGTAAACAGGATCGCCAGCAGAGCGAAGGCGTACGCGGTCGCGACGTGACCATCGGTCAGGCCGGATACGATGCCGAAGGTATCGAAGATGGTCATTGGCTGCAGGTAAGCCAGGCCCATCATCACTACCGGAACTAAAGTCAGGGTTTTACGCAGCTGAGTGCGCTGAGCCGGAGCGGCGCTGATGATGTTATCGGACATTGTTCAGCCCCCCCTTACCTTCTGCCTTGCGGATGGTGGACACGCCAAGACTTAAGGTTGCGGGGAAACTTCGCAACGAGCGACTTAATTCTAAAAGAAGGGGATTGGAAGCTGGATAGCGGGTCAAGGAAGCCTCGACTGCTCCATAATCGCTGCGGCCGCAGCGGAAACCGGCGGGCACCGGCGCTAAAGTGAAAAATTGCCCCATCTTTCTTATCCTCATGAGTCACGACCATAAAGTTTTGTTTGATCGTGCACGAAACTGTTTATCTATCCGGATCGGTGTCCGGCCTCGCTTGGTGTATGAAACGCTCAGTTTGTAAAACACAAATGCAAAAAAAATAACCGACGCTTTAAAACGTCGGCTATCTGCATTGGGGGTATTTTGCACCAGAATGCCTCCGGATGACAAGATCCGGAAACCTTCTTACACAAATTCTTTTGGCGATCGTTCGGAAACCCGCCTGCCAGGCGAATTAATCCGCTATTAACCCGCTCGCCGTCAGAACGATGTCACTAACTTTACGCCCATTCAGGCATTTTTCAACATCCAGTCGATCTCGGTTTCCGTCACCAGCCGCTCGAACTGCATCAGCTCGTCCATCTTGCAGGCATGATAGACGCGGGCGAAGCGTTCGCCGAGGTACTGGGTCAGCTCGCGTTGATGCTCGAACTCATACAGCGCGTCGCTCTGGCGGATCGGGAACGGCAGCCCTTCCTGCTCCAGCCCGTTGCCGGTCACCGGCTCAGGCAGCGGCAACGCGTTGTCCAGGCCGTACAGAATGCCCGCCAGAATAGCGGCCACCACCAGATAAGGATTGGCGTCGGCCCCCGCCACGCGGTATTCCACCCGGTGGTTTTCCGGCTCGCCGATCGGAATGCGCAGCGCCACCGTGCGGTTGTTATGCCCCCAGGAGGCCTGAGTCGGCACGTACATGCCCGGCTGGAAGCGGCGGAAGGCGTTGACGTTCGGCGCCAGCAGCGCCATCGACGCCGGCATCAGCGTAATCATCCCGGCCAGCGCGCGATGCAGCAGCGGCGAATCTTCCCCCGCGGCGTCGGCGAACAGGTTTTTCCCCTCGCCGTCCAGCATGCTGATGTGCACGTGCATGCCGCTGCCGGCGTATTCCTCGTAGGGTTTGGCCATAAAGGTGGCGTGCAGATGGTGGTTTTCCGCCACCAGCCGCACCAAACGCTTCAGCGCCAGCGCGTGGTCGCAGGCCTGCAGCACGTTGTCGGTATGCTGCAGGTTAACCTCAAACTGACCGGGCGAGGCCTCAGCCACCGCGCCGTCGGCCGGCAGCCCCTGCATCTGCGCCAGGGTGTCGATGTCGTTCAGCACCTCGGCAAAATGGTTCAGGTTATCCAGCGAATAGACCTGGCTCTGCATGTTGCGCTCCTGGGTGCCGGGCGCGCACGGCGGCTGCAGATACCCTTCCGAGTCTCGCTGTCGATCGATGAGATAGAACTCCAACTCTACCGCTACCACCGGGAACAAGCCGCGCTGGCGCAACGCCTGCCATACTCGATTCAGGACATTGCGGGGTTCAACGTCAAAGGGAGTGCCATCTTCATCCAGCATGGTCAGCAATACCTGACCGATATTTTCCGGGTCCGCCGCCGAGGGGGTCAGCGAGCCGGGCACCGGCATGCACACGCGGTCCGGTTCGCCAAGCTCCTGGCCCAGACCGGCCTCTTCCACCACGTTGCCGAGGATATCCATAGCGAATACCGAGGCGGGGAAGTAACAGCCTTTTTCCAGTTTTTTCAGCCCTGAGACGGGAATGCGTTTGCCGCGGAAGGAACCATTCAGATCGGTGAGAAGGATATCGATATACTGCGTGGAGGGGTGGCGTTCCAAATAGTGAGCGACCTCACGTTGGAACGCGCTACTTCGCCTCTCTTCATTGTGCTGCGCAAAATTTTCAACTGCCGCGATATTGGTTTGCATAGGTCACCCGCCATTATGCTCAGAGAGCGCCTTGGCGCCCACTTGCCGCTCGATTCAACACATGGTCTGATTTCTCTGTAGACTGCGCCGGAACGGGCGCTCAAAATAACATCCATAATATGAAACATAGCCTTAACAGAATGGGTTTGCAAATGTTACAATCCTGTTTGATTATTCGCCACCGGCTGCTAAATTGATAAAATATTGACCGAAAAGGCCTTGGCGCCATTTTCGCGTACAGAATTTCGTCCGTCGCAACGAGGGTGACCATGGGCAATATATTTTCCAAACCCGGCCCAACTACCGATATCATGCTGTGTCGATATCACTCAGACAGGCGCCCGATACCGTTATTCATTTCTGCCTGTCGTCCCTATCAGAAGGAAGTACCGCTATGAGCGAAGTCAGCTTGGCGCCGGGCAAGCGCCTGTCACAGATCCGTTTGCAGTTGGGTTTGTCGCAGCGCCGGGTCGCCGAACTGTCCGGGTTAACCCACAGCGCAATCAGCACCATCGAACAGGACAAGGTCAGTCCGGCCATCAGCACGCTGCAAAAGCTGCTGAAGGTGTATGGGCTGTCGCTGTCGGAATTCTTTGCCGAGCCGGAAGCCGCCGACGAACCCAAGGTGGTGATCAACGCCGCAGACCTGATCGAAATCGGCAGCCAGGGCGTATCGATGAAGCTGGTGCATAACGGCAACCCGGCGCGCAACCTGGCGATGATGCTGGAAACCTACCAGCCCGGCACCACCACCGGCGAGAAGATCAAGCATCAGGGCGAGGAGATCGGCACCCTGCTGGAAGGCGAAATCGTGCTGACCATCAACGGCCAGAGCTATTGCCTGTCCGCCGGCCAGAGCTACGCCATCAACACCGGCATTCCGCACAGCTTCAGCAATACCTCGGCGCGCGTCTGCCGCATCGTCAGCGCGCACACCCCCACCACCTTCTGACGCCGGAGCAAAGACATCCATTGCGACGTCTGCATCGTCGGCGGCGGTTTTACCGGCCCGTCGTCGGCGCTGCACCTGACGAAGGCGGGTTGCCGCGTCGTGGTTCCGGCAGCGGCGCGCATCGGCTGGGGATCTGACGCCCCGCCCGCTCAAGGATTTTTTTCGTCTTAGTTATGTCATTTAGTGGCTTGTCAAAATCGCGATCTGTGTTACAAAAGATCACCTTTAGCCATCTAAACACCTAAACGTCCCGATCACACTATGCCAACCGCCACGCCCTCACGCCTCGAGATGCGCAATATCTCGATCGCCTTCGCCGGCTTCAACGCGCTGCAGAATGTCGATTTCACCCTGCAGGGCGGTTCCACCCATGCGCTGGTCGGCGCCAACGGCGCGGGCAAGTCGACGCTGATGGCGATCTTGTCCGGCGCGCACGACCACTACCGCGGAGACATTCTGATCGACGGCCGGGCGGTGGATATCCATTCCCCGCTGCAGGCGCGCCGACACGGCATCCATGTGGTGCAGCAGGAGGTCGACGTGGCGTTGATTCCGCAGCTGTCGGTGGCGGAAAACATCATGCTGGACTGGCTGAATGAGCCGGGCCACCTGCTGAACTGGGCCGAACTGCACCGCCGGGCGGCGCGGCTGCTGCAACAGCTGGAACTGAAGCTCAGCCTGCGCCGGCGCCTGGCCGACTGCACGCTGGCGGAAAAACAGCAGGTGTTGCTGGCGCGGGCGCTGTCGCACCGCTGCCGCTTTCTGGTGCTGGACGAACCCACCGCCCCGCTGGATCGCGCCGAGAGCGAACGCCTGTTCCGGGTGGTGCGCCGCCTGCGGTCCGAAGGCATCGGCATCGTGTTTATTTCTCATCGCATTCATGAGCTGAGTGAGGTTTGCGACCGGCTGACGGTGCTACGCGACGGGCGCCACGTCAGCGAGGACGCCATGCACGGCCTGAGCGGCGAACAGGTGGTCGAGAAAATGCTCGGCCACCGGCTGGACGACATCTTCCCGCCGCCGCGACCGCCGCACGGCGACCGCCCGCTGCTGCAGGTGCAGGGTCTGCACGACAGGCACAAGCTGCGCGACGTCTCGCTGCGGCTGCATCGGGGAGAGATCCTCGGCATCGCCGGGCTGGCCGGCGCCGGCAAAACCGAGCTGTGCAAGGCGCTGTTCGGCGCCGCGCCGGCGCGCATCGAGCGCGGCGAGCTGCGCGGCCAGCCCTGGCGGCCGCGCGCGCCGCACCTGTCGGTCGAACAAGGGCTGGCGCTGGTGCCGGAAGAGCGCCGCAAGGAAGGCATATTCATCGATGAAGCGATCCCGATGAACCTGAGCGTCAGCGCCGACGACAGCTTCTCGCGCTGGAGCCTGTTCAGCCGGCGCCGGGAGCTGCGCTGGGCGCAGGACATCATGCGGCGCCTGAGCATTCGCGCCTCCGGCCCGCAACAGCGGCTGGCGCGGCTGTCCGGCGGCAATCAGCAGAAGGTGGCGATCGGCAAATGGCTGCGCGGCGACGCCGAGGTGCTGATTTTCGACGAGCCGACCAAAGGCGTGGATATCCAGGCCAAGCAGGAGCTGTTCAGCCTGATCGACGGGCTGGCGCGCGCCGGCAAGGGCATCATCTATGCCTCGGGCGAGTTCGCCGAGCTGGTTGGCCTGTGCGATCGCATCTGCGTGCTGTGGGACGGCCGCGTCGTGGCGGAGCTGAACGCCGCCGATATTGATGAAGAAACGCTATTACTGTATTCCACCGGAGGAACCCCAGCGTGAGTAAAGAATTATCCTTACAGAATGCCCGCCCCTGGCGCCATCAGCTGTTTGAGTTTCTCTATAAATGGGGCATGCTGCTCACCGTCGTGGCGCTGATCGCGCTGTTCGGCCTGGCGTCGGATAACTTCCTCGATCCCAATAACATCATCAATATTCTGCGTTCGATCGCCATCGTTACGGTGATCGCCATCGGCGTCTCTATTTCGCTGTCGGTCGGCGGCTTCGATTTGTCGGTCGGCTCCACCGCCTCGCTGGCCAATGCGCTGGTGATTTCGCTGTTCGTCTGGCACGGCTTCGGCACCGCCGGCGCCATAGTGTTGACGCTGCTGCTGTGCACGCTGGTCGGCCTGTTCAACGCCTTGCTGATCGTGGTGCTGAAAATCCCCGATATGCTGGCCACCCTGGCCAGCCTGTTCGTCATCCAGGGGGTGGCGATGACCTACAGCTATGGCGGCTCGATTACCCAGAACATGGTCTTGCCGAGCGGGGATATGGCGGAGGGGACGATCCCCGAGGTGTTTTCCACCCTCGGCCAGGTGCCGGTGATCGTGCTGATCATGCTGGCGGTCACCCTGGTGGTCCAGCTGTTCCTGTCGCTGACCAAGCACGGCCGGCGCATGTACGCCATCGGCGGCAATCCCGAGGCCGCGCGCCTTTCAGGTATCCGCACCGTACGTTACAGGGTTTCCGCCTATGTCATTTCTGCCCTGCTGGCCTCGCTTGGCGGCATATTGCTGGCGTCACGTATTGGTTCCTCTCAGGTCAATGCCGGCGGCGGTTATCTGATGGATGCGGTCGCCGCGGCCTATATCGGCTTTTCGCTGGCCGGCTCCGGCAAACCCAACGCGCTCGGCACCCTGGTCGGCGCAGTGATCCTCGGCGTGCTGCAGAACGGCCTGGTGATGCTTTCGGTCCCTTATTACGCGATGGATATTATCAAAGGCCTGGTGCTGGCATTGGCGCTGGCCATCACCTACATCCAGAAACGCTAAGCCTGACGGCGCAGCCCCGCTGCGCCGCTTTTCCCTTTAATTCATCCGGTTACTCCCTTCTTTATTGACGCAATCATACAAATGATACGAATTATCATTTGCGTTTACATTTGGTTTGAAATCCTTACAATACCCTGACGCAACGCGGGCGAAACGATGCATTTCGCCGCGGCAATGGAATTATTTATCCAATTATTCAATACGTTAATAAACAACACTAAACCAGGAAAGGTTTGCCTCATGGAAAAGCCACGCTATAACAGACTCGCCGCATTGATTATCGCCTCACTCAGCAGCGCCGGCGCGCTGGCCGCACCGCAGGACGACGCTCAGGACACCATGGTGGTCACCGCCTCCGGTTTCCAGCAAAAGATCCAGGACTCCGCCGCCTCGATCTCGGTGATCCCGCGCCAGCAGATTGAAGACAAGGCCTATCGCGACATCACCGACGCGCTGAAAGACGTGCCGGGCGTGGTGGTTACCGGCGGCGCAAGCAGCAGCGACATCAGCATTCGCGGCATGTCGTCCAAATACACGCTGATCCTGGTGGACGGCAAGCGCGTAGACACCCGCGGTACCCGCCCGAACAGCGACAACTCCGGCATCGAGCAAGGCTGGCTGCCGCCGCTGGAAGCCATTGAACGCATCGAAGTGGTGCGCGGGCCGATGTCCTCGCTGTACGGCTCCGACGCCATGGGCGGCGTGATCAACGTCATCACCCGCAAAACCTCCCGCACCGAGTGGAAAGGCTCGCTGCACGGCGACGCCACCCTGCAGGAAAACCGCAACTCCGGCGATCTGTTCCAGACCAACGCCTACGCCTCCGGCCCGCTGATTGAAGGCCTGCTCGGCCTGCGGGTCAACGGCCTGCTGTCGCGCCGCGCCGAGGACAAGATCCTTAACGGCTTCAACGAACAGCGCATGCGCAGCGGCACCGCGGTGTTCACGCTGACGCCGGACGACAAAAACGAATTCGACTTCGAGGTCGGCCGCTCGCTGCAGGACCGCAACAGCACGCCGGGCAAATCCATGGCGGCCGAAAACTGCCGCAACAATAAATGCACCCAAAACAGCGTCAGCGACAGCCTCTATACCCGCACCAACTACGCCCTGACCCACAACGGCTATTACGACTTCGGCAACTCCACCAGCTACATTCAGCGTGAAGAAACCAATAACCCGGGCCGTGACATGAAGATGTACAACACCATCTTCAATACCCAGAACCAATTCGAGCTGGGGTCGCACATGCTGAACCTCGGCGGGCAGTACCGTTACGAAAAACTGAGCGACGGCGGCAATCAGCTGGACGCCGCCGACGGCTTGAGCAAGTTGACCCGCTGGAGCTGGGCGCTGTTCGCCGAGGATGAATGGGCGCTGACCAACGACTTCAGCCTGACGACCGGCATCCGTATGGATCAGGACCAAAACTACGGCAACCACTGGACGCCGCGCATGTACGGCGTGTGGCATCTGACCGAACAGTGGACGCTGAAAGGCGGCGTCTCCGCCGGCTACCGCTCGCCGGACCTGCGCCAATCCTCCGCCAACTGGGGGCAAATTACCGGTGGCGGGCGTACGTCGATCATTATCGGCAACCCGGATCTGCAGCCTGAGAAGAGCCTGAGCGAAGAGATCGGCCTGATGTGGGATAGCCTCAAAGGCATCAACGCCGGCGTAACGGTGTTCAACACCGACTTCAAAGACAAGATCACCGAGGTACGCCGCTGTGACAGCGGCGATGGCGATGCGCAGTGCATGATCGGCAACACCCCTTACTATTTCATCAGCGATCGCGTCAACGTCGATAAAGCCAATATGCGCGGCGTGGAGGCCACCTTCGGCTGGCAGATCAGCAAAGACTGGAAGTGGAACACCAACTACACCTTTACCTCGTCCGAGCAGAAAAGCGGCGATTTCCAGGGTAAACCGCTGAATCAGATGCCGAAACATATGCTGAACACCGTGCTGGACTGGCAGGCCACTCATGATCTGGGCGTATGGACGCGCGTTAACTTCCGCAGCAAAACCTCGGACTATCTGAGCCGCACCTCGATGGCCAAGAGCACGCCGTCTTACACCTTTGTCGACGCCGGCCTGAGCTACCAGGCGGCGAAAAACCTGCAGCTGACCGGCGGGGTTTACAACATTCTCGACAAGAGCGTGGATTACGATCACTACAACACCACGCTGGACGGCCGCCGTTACACCGTCGGCATGAGCTACAACTTCTGATAAGCGAAAGGCCCTGCAAAGGGCCTTTTTTAGCTGACTTACCGCGCAACCGCGGGCCTAAATCACCGGTTGGTTGACCAAGCCGTCGATCAGCACCTGCGGCGTGCCCTGCGAGCAGCGCTCGATACGGCCGCGCACGCCATACACCCGCGCCAGGCTGTGCGGGGTAATCACCTGTTCCGGCGCGCCGTCGGCAATCACCTCGCCATCCTGCAGCATCAGCACGTGGTCGCCATGGCGCAGCGCGATGTTGATGTCGTGCACCACCACGACCGTGATGATATTGCGCCTGCGGGTTTCGCGCCGCACCAGATCCATCACGTGGAACTGGTAGTTGAGATCGAGCGCGCTCAGCGGCTCGTCGAGCAGCAGCAGCGAAGGCTGGCGGATCAGCGACTGCGCCAACCCCACCAGCTGTTTCTGGCCGCCGGACAGCTGATCGAGATAGCTCAGCGCCAGATGGGCGATGCCCAGCTGTTCCAGCAGCGCCATCACTTCCGCTTCGCTGCCGGCGTTGCTGCGGCCGCCCGAGGCGCGCTGCGCCACGATGATGGATTCCAGCACGTGCAGATGCACCCCGGCGGGCAGCGACTGCGGCAAATAAACCACCTTCTCCGCCCGGCGGGCGAACGGCATCTGCATCAGGTCGCCGTCGTCCAGCCACAGTTTGCCCTGCGCCGGATTCAGCCCGGCCAGCGAACGCAGCAGCGTCGACTTGCCGCTGCCGTTCGGCCCCAGCAATACGGTGATCTGGCCGCGCGGCAGCATCGGCACCGAAAGGTCGCGGATGACCTGGCGCTTCGGATAGCCGGCGGAGAAATGTTCGATACGCAAACCCTGGCTCATACATTCCCCCGGTGGCGCAGAATAATGCTCAGGAAGAACGGCACGCCCACCAGCGAGGTGACGATGCCGACCGGAATGATGACGCCGGGCACCAGATTTTTCGACGCCACCGACGCCATCGACAGCACCAGCGCGCCAATCAGGGCGCTGGCCGGCAGGTAGAAGCGGTGATCTTCGCCAAAAATCATGCGGGCGATGTGCGGCGCCACCAGGCCGATAAAGCCGATCGGGCCGACAAAAGCCACCGCCAGCGCGGAAAGGACGCTGATGCGCAGCAGCGTGGTCAGGCGCAGGCGACGCACGTCAATACCGAAACTTACCGCCCGGTCTTCCCCCAGGCGCAGCGCGGTCAGCTTCCACGAGCTCATCATCGACAGCGGCAGCAGCACGGCGAAAACGCCGAGCAGAATGCCCAGCTTGTCCCACGAGGCCCGCGCCAGGCTGCCCATGGTCCAGAACACCAGGCCCTGCAGCGTGTCTTCGCTGGCGATGAACTGCATCATCGACACCAGCGCGTTGAAGGTAAACACCAGCGCAATGCCGAACAGCACCACGCCGGAGGTGGCCACCCGCGTCCAGCGCGTGATGCCGTCCAGCATCAGCGCGGCGAACAGCGCGAAAATAAAGGCGTTGGCGGAAATGAACCACTGGTCGGGGATGCCCGGAATGCCGATGCCCAGCACGATGGCCAGCGCGGCGCCAAAGGCCGCGGCGGAAGAGACCCCCAGGGTAAAGGGGCTGGCCAGCGGGTTATTCAGGATGGTTTGCATTTCGGCGCCGGCCAGGCCGAGCGCAAAGCCCACCACCACCGCCATCAGCGCGTAGGGCAAGCGAATATCCCATACGATCACGCGGGTGCCGGCGTCCGCCGCCGCCGGGTCGATCAGCGTTTGCCACAGCGAGGACAGCGAGAGCCCGGATGGCCCCATGGTGAAGTCCAGCAGCAGCGAGCCGAGGATCGCCAGGGCCAGCACGCCCATAATCAGTAAGCGGTGACGAAGAATATGCTGATAACGCCCCATCACGTTGACCTCGGGTTGCCCCTTGGCGCCGGTGGCGGGATCGGTGGATACGCTCATTATTTCGGATACCTGTTACGACGATAACGATAGCGGCAGGCGAACGGCCGCTTTTACCTGGAAAGAGTGCTGCATTAACCGTTAAGCAGCCGCCAACAATAAAGCAAACGATAATACTTATCAATCATAACTATCGCTGTAATCGGGCGTATCAAGATGTAACGTTTTATTTTCTATGCTTATTATCCAACGTGCCTGCTGCGGCCATGTTAATTGCCCGGGGTTAACAATTCCGAAAGTGGCCCCCGAACCGGCCCGGCTATGACAAACGACGAGAAAACCACATAGAATCCAAAGCCAAAGCGCTCCGCAACGCATCACCGCGTCCGGACCAGAGGTTCCAGTCCCTATTATGCACAGGGCTTTATTGATGAGGCTGCAATGAGAAGTCCACCTACCAGGTTAACGCCCAAGAGGCCGGCGCTGCTGCATTGGCTGCTGCACAGCCCGCTGCATGCCGACGACGGCCCTTTCCAACGCCAGCTGCGGCTTACGCTGGTGCCTTCCCCGCTGACGCCCTGGCTGAACGCCGCCGGCCCGGCGCTGCTGCTGGCCGGCTATGCCTGGCTGAGCCATCTGCTGGTCGGCATTGGGCTGCTGCTGCTGCTGTTGCTGCTGACCGCCGGGCGCTGGTGGCTGGCGCGCCATCGTTCGCCGAATTGGCCGAACGCCATGCTGGTGATGGCGCTGCTGTGGGCCGCGCTGGTCGGCGCCGGCGCCGTGCTGGCGATGCTGTCGGGGCGCTTCGTGCTGATCCTGTTCGCCGGGCTGGCGGTGACCGCGCTGGCCTGCTGGCTGATGCAGCGTCACGCCGCGGCGCCGCGCTTCGCGCTGCTGGAAGTGATGGTACTGACCCTGCCCTATCTGCTGACGGCGCCGCTGTCGCGGGTGCAAAACCTGTTTCTGCTGGCCGACATCACGCCGCTGTGGGTGCTGCTGGCCCACGGCTTAATTGCCCTCTACCACCGGCAGCTGGTGCTGCGCGTCACCCTGGCGTGGGAAAAGCAGCAGGCGGCGCATCGCGACCACCTCACCGGCTTCCTGAACCGCGCCGGCGGCGAGGCGGTGATGCAGGAGATCTGCCGTCCTTCGGCAACCGTTCATCCGCTTTCGCACCTGT
Proteins encoded in this region:
- the sbcB gene encoding exodeoxyribonuclease I; the protein is MSSKAPATFYIHDYETFGKSPSMDRPAQFAGVRTDMDFNIIEEPLVIYCAPADDYLPEPEAVMITGITPQQARAKGVNEAEFARQIHQAFSVPGTCILGYNNIRFDDEVSRNIFYRSFYDPYAYSWQNGNSRWDLLDVMRACHALRPDGIVWPENEEGFPSFRLEHLTRANGVEHTQAHDAMSDVYATIAMARLVKQAQPRLFDFLLQHRNKHKLNALIDIAEMTPLVHVSGMFGAARGNTSWVSPLAWHPDNKNAVIMCDLAGDMTPLLTLSAEQLRERLYTRRDELAAGQAPVPIKLVHINKCPVLAPAKTLLPENAERLGIDRQACLQNLQLLRQHPEVREKVVALFAEAEPFKGSDDVDARLYDGFFSDADKAAMKIIQQTKPQNLPALDLAFSDDRMKELLFRFRARNYPNTLDDAEQRRWLQHRQEALSAERVQNYLLQLEALYNLHEGDKEKTALLKALFDYGRELAG
- a CDS encoding APC family permease, translated to MSDNIISAAPAQRTQLRKTLTLVPVVMMGLAYLQPMTIFDTFGIVSGLTDGHVATAYAFALLAILFTALSYGKLVKKFPSAGSAYTYAQKAISPHVGFMVGWSSLLDYLFMPMINILLAKIYLEAIFPGVPSWIFVAALVGLMTLFNLRGIKLVANLNSIIVVVQVAIMIVFLGLVINGVYHGEGAGTLVSSRPFWSENAHVVPMITGATILCFSFLGFDGISSLSEETKDAEKVIPKAIFLTALIGGVIFIVVSYFVQLYFPDISRFKEPDASQPEIMLYVAGKFFQSVILVFSCVTVLASGMAAHAGVSRLMYVMGRDGVFPSRFFGYVHPKWRTPALNVLLVGAIALSAVSFDLVTATALINFGALVAFTFVNLSVISQFYIRDKMNRTLKDTFNYLILPVMGALTVGALWINLEASSMTLGLVWAAIGLIYLAVVTRSFRLPVPQASEDAA
- a CDS encoding glutamine synthetase family protein, with amino-acid sequence MQTNIAAVENFAQHNEERRSSAFQREVAHYLERHPSTQYIDILLTDLNGSFRGKRIPVSGLKKLEKGCYFPASVFAMDILGNVVEEAGLGQELGEPDRVCMPVPGSLTPSAADPENIGQVLLTMLDEDGTPFDVEPRNVLNRVWQALRQRGLFPVVAVELEFYLIDRQRDSEGYLQPPCAPGTQERNMQSQVYSLDNLNHFAEVLNDIDTLAQMQGLPADGAVAEASPGQFEVNLQHTDNVLQACDHALALKRLVRLVAENHHLHATFMAKPYEEYAGSGMHVHISMLDGEGKNLFADAAGEDSPLLHRALAGMITLMPASMALLAPNVNAFRRFQPGMYVPTQASWGHNNRTVALRIPIGEPENHRVEYRVAGADANPYLVVAAILAGILYGLDNALPLPEPVTGNGLEQEGLPFPIRQSDALYEFEHQRELTQYLGERFARVYHACKMDELMQFERLVTETEIDWMLKNA
- the puuR gene encoding HTH-type transcriptional regulator PuuR, whose amino-acid sequence is MSEVSLAPGKRLSQIRLQLGLSQRRVAELSGLTHSAISTIEQDKVSPAISTLQKLLKVYGLSLSEFFAEPEAADEPKVVINAADLIEIGSQGVSMKLVHNGNPARNLAMMLETYQPGTTTGEKIKHQGEEIGTLLEGEIVLTINGQSYCLSAGQSYAINTGIPHSFSNTSARVCRIVSAHTPTTF
- a CDS encoding sugar ABC transporter ATP-binding protein, translated to MPTATPSRLEMRNISIAFAGFNALQNVDFTLQGGSTHALVGANGAGKSTLMAILSGAHDHYRGDILIDGRAVDIHSPLQARRHGIHVVQQEVDVALIPQLSVAENIMLDWLNEPGHLLNWAELHRRAARLLQQLELKLSLRRRLADCTLAEKQQVLLARALSHRCRFLVLDEPTAPLDRAESERLFRVVRRLRSEGIGIVFISHRIHELSEVCDRLTVLRDGRHVSEDAMHGLSGEQVVEKMLGHRLDDIFPPPRPPHGDRPLLQVQGLHDRHKLRDVSLRLHRGEILGIAGLAGAGKTELCKALFGAAPARIERGELRGQPWRPRAPHLSVEQGLALVPEERRKEGIFIDEAIPMNLSVSADDSFSRWSLFSRRRELRWAQDIMRRLSIRASGPQQRLARLSGGNQQKVAIGKWLRGDAEVLIFDEPTKGVDIQAKQELFSLIDGLARAGKGIIYASGEFAELVGLCDRICVLWDGRVVAELNAADIDEETLLLYSTGGTPA